Proteins from a single region of Mucilaginibacter daejeonensis:
- a CDS encoding sensor histidine kinase, whose amino-acid sequence MMTDEAKNFLLLNMVGEIEDYAILLLDTEGNIENWNKGAEKIKGYKAEEAIGNSFRMFYGEEDRLKGKPDMLLNRARIEGKAFDEGWRVRKDGSRFWGSVLITPIRDPERTIIGFTKVTRDLTDKMLAAQALEQHLNELKLKNKELEQFVYIASHDLQEPLLTVSNFIDLLKTEYAHVHDDDAQMYIDFIQEASERMRNLIKDLLDHSRIGKSRGTEMVNVNALLSEVIHDLDSLIIASGARLHIDDMPIIKAYPTELRQLFQNLITNAVKFTRRGVAPEITIKAEPFSMGWRFFVADNGIGIDVKHKDKIFLIFQRLNNRDEYPGNGIGLAHCKKIAVMHNGEIEVDSVPDQGSTFSFTVAL is encoded by the coding sequence ATGATGACCGACGAGGCAAAGAACTTTTTGTTACTGAACATGGTGGGCGAGATAGAGGACTATGCCATCTTGCTGCTGGATACAGAGGGCAATATCGAGAACTGGAACAAAGGCGCCGAAAAGATCAAAGGTTATAAAGCCGAAGAGGCTATAGGCAACAGTTTCAGGATGTTCTATGGCGAAGAGGACAGGCTTAAGGGAAAGCCCGACATGCTTTTGAACAGGGCCCGTATCGAAGGTAAGGCTTTTGATGAAGGCTGGCGCGTTCGTAAAGATGGCAGCCGTTTTTGGGGAAGCGTGCTCATCACGCCCATTCGTGACCCAGAGCGTACGATCATCGGTTTCACCAAAGTGACCCGCGACCTTACCGACAAGATGCTGGCCGCACAGGCCCTCGAACAGCACCTGAACGAGCTAAAGCTTAAGAACAAGGAGTTGGAACAATTCGTTTACATTGCCTCGCACGACCTGCAGGAGCCTCTATTGACCGTCAGTAACTTTATTGACCTGCTTAAAACGGAATACGCTCATGTGCATGACGATGATGCGCAAATGTACATCGACTTTATACAAGAGGCATCAGAGCGGATGCGCAACCTGATCAAGGACCTGCTGGACCATTCGCGCATAGGCAAAAGCCGTGGCACGGAGATGGTGAACGTGAACGCCCTGCTTAGTGAGGTGATCCATGACCTTGATTCACTGATCATCGCGTCGGGCGCCAGGCTGCATATCGATGATATGCCGATCATTAAGGCCTACCCTACCGAGCTGCGCCAGTTGTTCCAGAACCTGATCACTAACGCCGTTAAATTTACTCGCCGCGGTGTAGCTCCTGAGATCACGATCAAGGCAGAACCATTTAGCATGGGCTGGCGGTTCTTTGTGGCCGACAATGGGATCGGCATCGATGTAAAACACAAGGACAAGATATTCCTGATCTTCCAGCGCCTCAACAACCGCGACGAGTATCCGGGCAACGGCATTGGCCTGGCCCATTGCAAAAAGATAGCTGTTATGCACAACGGCGAGATAGAGGTAGACTCGGTACCTGACCAGGGAAGTACCTTTAGTTTCACTGTGGCTTTATAA
- a CDS encoding M56 family metallopeptidase, which produces MTWWHYLLLSNLYLILFYGFYVALLRRETFFQLNRIYLVSSAVVSFVIPLMQYDLVKQWFITQKVQQTIYSASPSVIYQFNGMQPDNVTTGEILRFIYMAGIAVLSIKLMWQLFALNKIIRNGTGAAAWSFFKKIRVDDDLADRQVIMAHEEVHARQWHSADVLLIEVIMIINWFNPMVYLYRRSIKNIHEFIADRDALESGVNKAEYAMLLVSQTFDTPVHHLLNPFFDGSVLKQRIMMLQKNRSSYVALIKYGFSAPLFALMLILSSATINNSKVIKTIRKEALTILDAPAPVTMDQIAPEQQIAAPPQPQEELHMSAADLKTSNDLVVQDKPVTIAADRVGKSVDTLKPDDHHEVFTVVEKLPEFPGGVSSFFNFLHKNLRYPEEAKQNNVQGRVNVTFVVRRDGSLDDVKALSDRLGGGLSEEAVRVIKASPKWIPGEQNDRKVDVQYTVPVIFNMMNQEDAQLRKDSLREVPKIVYLRRNTFSTGSASTDSTSGKKKVTVVFGYKVKDASKDVAPLYMIDGKEAPENFKIGSLSPDKIQSIDVRKRGDVAQGTSTDRSVISITLKKDK; this is translated from the coding sequence TGGTATCATTTGTGATCCCGCTAATGCAGTATGACCTGGTCAAACAGTGGTTCATTACCCAAAAGGTACAGCAAACCATCTATAGCGCCAGCCCATCGGTCATTTATCAGTTCAACGGCATGCAGCCCGATAACGTGACCACAGGCGAGATACTGCGTTTTATTTACATGGCCGGTATAGCAGTGCTGAGCATTAAGTTGATGTGGCAATTGTTCGCGCTCAATAAGATCATACGCAACGGTACGGGAGCAGCGGCCTGGTCATTTTTTAAAAAGATCAGGGTTGATGATGACCTTGCCGACCGGCAGGTGATCATGGCTCACGAGGAGGTGCATGCCCGCCAATGGCACTCGGCCGATGTGCTGCTTATCGAGGTCATTATGATCATCAACTGGTTCAACCCAATGGTATATCTTTATCGCCGGTCGATCAAAAATATACACGAATTCATCGCCGATCGCGATGCGCTTGAAAGTGGTGTCAATAAGGCCGAATATGCCATGCTGCTGGTGAGCCAAACATTCGATACGCCGGTGCACCATCTACTGAACCCATTCTTTGATGGCAGTGTGCTCAAGCAGCGCATCATGATGCTGCAAAAGAACCGGTCGAGCTATGTGGCACTGATCAAGTACGGATTTTCGGCACCGTTGTTCGCTCTCATGCTGATCTTATCATCAGCAACGATCAATAACAGCAAGGTGATCAAAACGATCAGGAAAGAGGCCCTCACTATCTTAGATGCGCCTGCGCCGGTAACAATGGATCAGATAGCGCCTGAACAGCAGATCGCTGCCCCGCCACAGCCACAAGAGGAATTGCACATGAGTGCCGCCGACCTCAAGACCAGCAATGATTTGGTGGTGCAAGACAAACCCGTTACCATTGCTGCCGACCGCGTTGGTAAAAGCGTTGACACACTTAAGCCTGACGACCATCATGAGGTTTTCACCGTGGTTGAAAAGTTACCGGAGTTCCCGGGTGGCGTTAGTTCGTTCTTCAATTTCCTGCATAAGAACCTGCGTTATCCCGAAGAAGCCAAACAAAACAACGTGCAAGGCCGCGTGAACGTGACCTTTGTGGTAAGGCGCGACGGCTCTCTGGATGATGTGAAAGCATTAAGCGACCGTTTAGGTGGAGGTTTAAGCGAAGAAGCGGTAAGAGTTATTAAAGCCTCGCCTAAATGGATCCCTGGCGAGCAAAATGACCGTAAGGTAGATGTACAATACACCGTGCCGGTGATCTTCAACATGATGAACCAGGAAGATGCACAACTTCGAAAAGATTCACTCCGGGAAGTACCTAAGATCGTGTACCTGCGCAGAAATACTTTTTCGACAGGTTCGGCATCCACCGACAGTACATCAGGAAAGAAAAAGGTCACGGTAGTTTTCGGCTATAAAGTTAAGGACGCCTCCAAAGATGTGGCCCCTCTGTATATGATCGACGGTAAAGAGGCTCCCGAAAACTTCAAGATCGGCTCTTTGTCGCCGGACAAGATCCAATCTATAGATGTACGTAAGCGAGGCGATGTAGCTCAGGGTACGAGCACCGATCGCAGCGTGATCAGTATCACACTTAAAAAGGATAAATAA
- a CDS encoding response regulator, with translation MKKIRDLDHVLLIDDDKPTNFLHKKIIERAGLDVDVQALTSAVEALEFLTYSGKYEGTEDIKRPGIIFLDINMPGMNGWEFMEAYHALPETQKARIVVIMLTTSLNTDDRDRAMKDKDIATFYHKPLRPEMVLELVNQYFPETEELS, from the coding sequence ATGAAGAAGATCAGAGATCTTGATCACGTATTGCTGATCGACGATGACAAGCCTACCAATTTTCTGCACAAAAAGATCATCGAGCGCGCAGGCCTCGACGTGGACGTACAGGCCCTTACTTCTGCCGTGGAGGCACTCGAATTTTTGACCTATAGTGGCAAGTATGAAGGTACCGAGGACATTAAACGCCCGGGTATTATCTTTTTAGATATCAATATGCCGGGCATGAACGGCTGGGAATTTATGGAGGCATATCATGCACTTCCTGAAACGCAGAAGGCACGCATCGTGGTGATCATGCTGACCACCTCGCTCAACACCGACGACCGCGACCGGGCCATGAAAGACAAAGATATAGCCACTTTCTATCACAAGCCTCTTCGCCCCGAAATGGTATTAGAGCTGGTGAACCAGTATTTCCCTGAAACTGAAGAATTGAGCTGA